In Campylobacter mucosalis, a single window of DNA contains:
- a CDS encoding 3-methyladenine DNA glycosylase — MSPTEIFTSIFADIGDKKELLIWPGEGSFEVVVGAILVQNTAWKNVEKALANLKSRNLIGIDEILSISTNELAELIKPSGFYNTKAKRLNGLCRAIKSEFNDFENFKSNVSREWLLSVKGVGAETCDAILAYACDRAVMVVDNYAIRILTALGYEFECYDEAQEWLSGVDFDRIYKILPNASEAEIFRIFHALVLEFCKRYSKGKSISEQGLKILGVN, encoded by the coding sequence ATGAGTCCAACTGAAATTTTTACATCGATTTTTGCTGATATTGGCGATAAAAAGGAGCTTTTAATTTGGCCTGGCGAGGGCAGTTTTGAGGTTGTTGTGGGTGCGATTTTGGTGCAAAATACAGCTTGGAAAAACGTAGAAAAAGCCCTTGCTAATTTAAAAAGTAGAAATTTAATTGGCATTGATGAAATTTTATCCATTAGTACAAACGAACTTGCAGAGCTTATAAAACCAAGCGGATTTTATAACACAAAAGCCAAGCGTCTAAATGGACTTTGCCGTGCCATAAAGAGCGAATTTAACGACTTTGAAAATTTCAAATCAAACGTCAGCCGTGAGTGGCTACTTAGCGTAAAGGGCGTTGGCGCTGAGACTTGTGATGCTATTTTGGCTTATGCTTGTGATCGTGCTGTTATGGTTGTTGATAATTATGCGATTAGAATTTTAACAGCTCTTGGATATGAATTTGAATGCTACGATGAAGCACAAGAGTGGCTTAGTGGCGTTGATTTTGATAGAATTTATAAAATTTTACCAAATGCAAGTGAGGCTGAAATTTTTAGAATTTTTCACGCTTTAGTGCTTGAGTTTTGCAAAAGATACTCAAAAGGCAAGAGCATCTCAGAGCAGGGGCTTAAAATTTTGGGTGTAAATTAA
- a CDS encoding ATP-binding protein, which yields MIDWTREYAAVWRASKSRLVAVKDIDFTELSSLVGLESQKEQLLKNTQNFIDGNEANHVLLWGEMGCGKSSLLKAVFTHFYSQNLRLVEIGSDELKHLPDIIDELREIVKFKFIIFCDDLSFENGSRDYKFLKPLMQGSISKPPRNVLIYATSNRRHLVSEHLSDNADVSVSDGEIHYGDAVQEKVSLADRFGLWISFYQGNFDEYLRIVEYYFKDEDIDRKTLYDMAKSYATLRASRSGRTAKQFYLTYKGKLKR from the coding sequence ATGATAGACTGGACTAGGGAGTATGCTGCCGTTTGGAGAGCTAGTAAAAGTAGGCTTGTCGCTGTTAAGGATATTGATTTTACCGAGCTTAGCTCACTTGTTGGACTTGAGAGTCAAAAGGAGCAACTGCTAAAAAATACTCAAAATTTCATAGATGGCAATGAAGCAAATCACGTTTTACTTTGGGGCGAGATGGGTTGTGGGAAGTCAAGCCTTTTAAAGGCGGTTTTTACCCATTTTTACTCGCAAAATTTAAGGCTTGTTGAGATAGGCTCTGACGAGCTAAAACACTTGCCAGATATCATTGACGAGTTAAGAGAAATTGTGAAATTTAAATTTATCATATTTTGTGATGATCTAAGCTTTGAAAATGGCAGTAGGGATTATAAATTTTTAAAACCATTAATGCAAGGCAGTATCTCAAAACCACCAAGAAACGTGCTTATATACGCTACTTCAAACAGAAGGCATTTAGTCAGCGAACACCTGAGCGACAATGCCGATGTGAGCGTGAGTGATGGCGAGATACACTATGGTGACGCTGTGCAAGAAAAGGTCTCACTAGCCGATCGTTTTGGGCTTTGGATTAGCTTTTATCAGGGAAATTTTGATGAGTATTTGCGTATAGTTGAGTATTATTTTAAGGATGAGGATATTGACCGCAAGACGCTTTATGATATGGCAAAGAGTTACGCAACGCTTAGAGCAAGTAGAAGCGGACGAACGGCAAAGCAGTTTTATCTGACCTATAAAGGCAAACTAAAGCGATGA
- the mfd gene encoding transcription-repair coupling factor, with product MQAKVYEYFLKNEYEILITPDDKSAIECADATEFAGVKSFVLPDFRARYGDDLRSFNEELLQISKILSDYYKFDGKKLIISPYSTLLNKLPTSSHLKSITINFGDTINLIDFADELIRSGYEAVDMAERQGEFSMRGDVIDIFNLGDDEPIRILLFGDEVESIRHYDIVTQISHKTELESTQIVPFLARLEQSEFENVNLKIENIQTNAIVSDLNSLGFWAIDGFENYLEKFKCILLSKIDNLDDERDLSVFDKFEILPEPKEFKDIVVTPSADFFELNKNRQIIVLARNEAMFESLGIKNDNVKFQKSPLVFNISSNDKIIVSLNKFQKKTRAKKASLIVDELKINDYVVHEEYGIGKFLGLEKIKVLGATKEFVVIAYQNDDRLLLPVENLNLVDRYIAVNGSVAVLDRLGKASFVKLKEKVREKLFLIASKIIAMAAKRELNEGVVIQKDDAEYIKFVMQAGFEYTPDQQTAVSEISDELKSGKVMDRLLSGDVGFGKTEVAMNAIFKCVFSGFIALFFVPTTLLSSQHFKSLKERLSKFNIRVLRLDRFSTAKQKAEVTKALNTGEPCVCVGTHALLSQKATNVGLIIIDEEHKFGVKQKEKLKEISENSHLLSMSATPIPRSLNMALSKIKTYSVLKTPPSQRLDVRTSVKEWDEKVIKEAILREIRRGGQVFYIHNHIADIELCAKNLRKILPNLRVLILHSKIDAKTTEEEILKFENGEYDVMVCTSIVESGIHLPNANTMIVENANKFGIADLHQLRGRVGRSDKQGFCYFLVEDKTTLTPEALKRLIALESNSALGSGSVLAYHDLEIRGGGNIIGEAQSGHIEAIGYSLYLKMLEDEINALLNQQSVKLNKIDLKLSVNAFLNPEFIREDRLRLELYRRLSKATSVNEVYEINGEIEDRFGKLDDYTKQFLDIILIKILALKHGFKAISNAEQNIVLTRDNDEKIRLKSRSKDDDDVIAEITSYLRSLK from the coding sequence TTGCAAGCAAAAGTTTATGAATATTTTTTGAAAAATGAGTATGAAATTTTAATAACTCCCGATGATAAAAGTGCGATAGAGTGTGCAGACGCTACCGAATTTGCCGGAGTTAAAAGCTTTGTGTTGCCTGATTTTAGAGCTAGATACGGCGATGATTTACGCTCATTTAATGAAGAGTTGCTTCAGATTAGTAAAATTTTAAGCGATTATTATAAATTTGATGGCAAAAAGCTCATAATATCGCCATACTCGACACTTCTTAATAAACTCCCCACAAGCTCTCATCTAAAAAGCATAACTATAAATTTTGGCGATACGATAAATTTGATTGATTTTGCAGATGAGCTTATACGCTCTGGATATGAGGCTGTGGATATGGCTGAAAGACAGGGCGAGTTTAGTATGCGTGGCGATGTGATTGATATTTTTAACCTAGGCGATGATGAACCAATTAGAATTTTGCTATTTGGAGACGAGGTTGAGAGCATTCGCCACTACGATATAGTCACTCAAATTAGCCATAAAACCGAGCTTGAAAGCACACAAATAGTCCCATTTTTAGCAAGGCTTGAGCAAAGTGAGTTTGAAAATGTTAATTTAAAGATTGAAAATATCCAAACAAATGCGATTGTAAGCGATTTAAATTCGCTTGGTTTTTGGGCGATAGACGGGTTTGAGAACTATCTTGAGAAATTTAAATGTATTTTGCTTAGCAAGATAGATAATCTTGATGATGAACGCGATTTAAGTGTTTTTGATAAATTTGAAATTTTACCAGAGCCAAAGGAGTTTAAAGACATCGTCGTTACTCCTAGTGCTGATTTTTTTGAGTTAAATAAAAATAGACAAATTATAGTCCTAGCCAGAAACGAAGCGATGTTTGAGTCACTTGGTATAAAAAATGACAATGTGAAATTTCAAAAAAGCCCACTTGTTTTTAACATCTCATCAAACGATAAAATCATAGTTTCGCTAAATAAATTTCAGAAAAAAACACGTGCTAAAAAGGCCTCTTTAATCGTTGATGAGTTAAAGATAAATGACTACGTCGTGCACGAAGAATACGGCATAGGTAAATTTTTAGGACTTGAAAAGATCAAGGTTTTAGGTGCGACAAAGGAATTTGTAGTAATTGCTTATCAAAATGATGATAGATTGCTTTTGCCAGTTGAAAATTTAAATTTAGTCGATAGGTATATAGCCGTAAATGGCTCTGTTGCTGTGCTTGATCGGCTTGGGAAAGCTAGTTTTGTAAAGCTTAAAGAAAAGGTCAGAGAAAAGCTCTTTTTAATAGCCTCAAAAATCATCGCTATGGCGGCTAAACGTGAGCTAAACGAGGGTGTTGTAATACAAAAAGATGACGCAGAATATATTAAGTTTGTTATGCAAGCAGGGTTTGAGTATACGCCTGATCAGCAAACTGCCGTGAGTGAAATTTCAGATGAACTAAAAAGTGGCAAGGTTATGGACAGGCTTTTAAGTGGAGATGTTGGATTTGGCAAAACTGAAGTCGCAATGAATGCTATATTTAAGTGTGTTTTTTCTGGATTTATCGCACTATTTTTTGTCCCAACGACGCTTCTTAGCTCACAGCATTTTAAGAGCTTAAAAGAGAGATTGTCAAAATTTAACATTAGGGTTTTAAGGCTAGATAGGTTTTCAACTGCAAAACAAAAAGCAGAAGTCACCAAGGCTTTAAACACAGGAGAGCCGTGCGTATGCGTTGGCACTCACGCACTTTTAAGTCAAAAGGCAACTAATGTCGGGCTTATTATTATAGATGAGGAGCATAAATTTGGCGTTAAGCAAAAAGAGAAGTTAAAAGAAATTTCAGAGAATTCTCATCTTTTATCAATGTCTGCCACGCCTATTCCAAGAAGCCTAAATATGGCACTTTCAAAGATAAAAACATATTCGGTTTTAAAAACCCCTCCAAGCCAAAGACTAGATGTAAGAACTAGCGTAAAAGAGTGGGATGAGAAGGTTATAAAAGAGGCGATACTACGTGAAATACGACGCGGTGGTCAGGTATTTTATATCCATAACCATATAGCAGACATTGAGCTTTGTGCTAAAAATTTACGTAAAATTTTACCAAATTTAAGGGTTTTGATACTTCACTCAAAGATTGACGCAAAAACAACAGAAGAGGAAATTTTAAAATTCGAAAATGGCGAGTATGATGTTATGGTTTGCACAAGTATCGTTGAGAGCGGTATTCATCTGCCAAATGCAAATACTATGATAGTTGAAAACGCAAATAAATTTGGCATAGCTGACCTTCATCAGCTTCGTGGCAGGGTAGGGCGAAGCGATAAGCAGGGATTTTGCTACTTTTTAGTCGAGGATAAAACCACTCTTACGCCAGAGGCTTTAAAACGACTTATCGCACTTGAGAGCAACTCAGCTCTTGGCTCAGGAAGTGTACTTGCCTATCACGACCTTGAGATTAGGGGTGGTGGAAACATCATAGGCGAGGCACAAAGCGGACATATCGAGGCGATAGGATACTCTTTGTATCTTAAAATGCTTGAAGATGAGATTAATGCCTTGCTAAATCAGCAGAGCGTAAAACTAAATAAAATCGATCTAAAACTTAGCGTAAATGCCTTTTTAAACCCTGAGTTTATACGCGAAGATAGATTAAGACTAGAGCTATACAGACGCCTTAGTAAGGCTACTAGCGTAAATGAAGTTTATGAGATTAATGGCGAGATAGAGGATAGATTTGGTAAACTTGATGATTATACAAAACAATTTTTAGATATAATTTTAATTAAAATTTTGGCGTTAAAACACGGCTTTAAAGCCATCTCAAATGCTGAGCAAAATATCGTGCTAACTCGTGATAATGACGAAAAAATAAGGCTAAAATCACGCAGCAAAGACGATGATGACGTTATAGCTGAGATAACTAGTTATTTAAGGAGTTTAAAATGA
- a CDS encoding carbon starvation CstA family protein has protein sequence MLWFFFCVGLLILAYFTYGKVVEKIFVINPERKTPAQTMADGVDYVNMSNSKVFLIQLLNIAGLGPIFGPILGALYGPVAMLWIVIGCIVAGAVHDYFSGMLSVRSNGASVPTVVGDHLGVWAKHFMNIFALILLLLVGVVFVLGPAKLLASLTPINVTTWVGIIFAYYILATLISIDKIIGRFYPIFGALLLFMSIGLTFGLIFSDIKFYSVGLDFFTNYDPKGLPIWPLLFITISCGAISGFHATQSPLMARCIANEKSGRMIFYGAMILEGIIGLIWCTLGLSFYESPEALGAAINAGSPSKVVHDISIALLGGVGGIVAILGVVILPITSGDTAFRSARLIIADFFKLTQKDLIKRLYIAIPLFVLGFIISKVDFNIVWRYFGWANQTTAAIMLWAASAYLYKSDKFHWVTTLPALFMTCVVVTYLAYAKIGFGLDITISTIIGIVGSILCLGLFFRLKR, from the coding sequence ATGCTTTGGTTCTTTTTTTGTGTAGGCTTACTAATTTTAGCATACTTTACGTATGGCAAGGTTGTTGAGAAAATTTTTGTCATAAATCCAGAGAGAAAAACACCAGCACAAACGATGGCTGACGGCGTTGATTATGTCAATATGTCAAACTCTAAAGTTTTTCTTATCCAGCTTTTAAACATCGCTGGGCTTGGACCGATTTTTGGACCGATTTTGGGGGCTTTATATGGCCCTGTGGCTATGCTTTGGATAGTCATTGGCTGTATCGTAGCAGGTGCGGTGCATGATTACTTTTCAGGTATGCTAAGTGTACGTTCAAATGGTGCTTCTGTGCCAACAGTTGTGGGCGATCATCTTGGTGTTTGGGCAAAGCATTTTATGAATATTTTTGCTCTTATTTTGCTTCTTTTAGTTGGCGTGGTTTTCGTGCTTGGTCCAGCTAAGCTTTTAGCAAGTCTTACACCTATAAATGTGACAACTTGGGTTGGCATAATATTTGCCTACTATATACTAGCAACTCTTATTTCAATAGATAAGATTATTGGCAGATTTTATCCTATTTTTGGGGCTTTGCTTCTATTTATGTCTATTGGGCTTACCTTTGGGCTAATCTTTAGCGATATCAAATTTTACTCAGTTGGACTTGATTTTTTTACAAACTATGACCCAAAAGGGCTTCCTATTTGGCCTTTGCTGTTTATAACAATATCTTGTGGTGCGATTTCTGGCTTTCACGCTACGCAGTCGCCACTAATGGCAAGGTGTATTGCAAATGAAAAATCGGGCAGAATGATATTTTATGGAGCTATGATACTTGAGGGCATTATAGGACTTATTTGGTGTACATTAGGACTTAGTTTTTATGAGAGTCCTGAGGCTTTGGGTGCTGCTATAAACGCTGGTTCTCCATCAAAAGTAGTACACGACATATCAATCGCACTTCTTGGTGGAGTTGGGGGTATCGTAGCTATTTTAGGCGTTGTCATACTTCCAATAACCTCTGGCGATACAGCGTTTCGCTCGGCACGTCTTATCATCGCTGACTTTTTTAAACTCACACAAAAAGATCTCATAAAGCGCCTATACATAGCCATTCCGCTATTTGTGCTTGGATTTATCATTTCAAAGGTGGATTTTAATATCGTTTGGCGTTACTTTGGCTGGGCAAATCAAACCACTGCTGCAATAATGCTTTGGGCAGCCTCAGCGTATCTTTATAAATCAGACAAATTTCACTGGGTTACGACGCTTCCAGCACTATTTATGACATGCGTTGTTGTAACTTATCTAGCTTACGCAAAAATAGGCTTTGGGCTTGATATAACCATTTCAACGATAATTGGTATAGTTGGGTCGATATTGTGTTTGGGGCTATTTTTTAGGCTAAAAAGATAA
- a CDS encoding Mur ligase family protein has product MRLDEFLSSKPLFYKEIDYYRMPRAYESIKGHLKPFKIVHIIGTNGKGSTGRFLAQILHLNGKSVGHYTSPHIFDFRERFWLNDDVVGDELLELAHQKLLEILPDEFKVKTSYFEYATLLAAVLFSQCDYFICEAGMGGECDATNVFDKILSLFTPIGFDHTAVLGDSLEKISSTKFKAMSKNAILNDNMNEISAKIAKDLAVYYGSNLHFSYEILNQNDKQAIQDYTKRQNLPDFLISNFTLAYSGAKFLLNDVNIKNLSSLRLRGRCEQISSNLYVDVGHNELGAMVVAKHFNGKKLRLIFNSFADKDFKAVLKTLKPIIKDVLIFEYKSSERELGGAGLHLALSELGFEFKKFDQNDLEIIKLQKDSELYLVFGSFYLVEAFLKAYQGAA; this is encoded by the coding sequence ATGAGATTAGACGAGTTTTTATCAAGCAAACCCCTCTTTTACAAAGAGATAGACTACTATCGTATGCCTCGTGCATATGAGAGCATAAAGGGGCATTTAAAGCCGTTTAAAATCGTTCATATTATCGGCACAAACGGCAAAGGTTCAACTGGTAGATTTTTAGCACAAATTTTACACCTAAATGGCAAGAGTGTTGGACACTATACAAGCCCACATATTTTTGACTTTCGTGAGCGTTTTTGGTTAAATGACGATGTCGTAGGCGATGAACTTTTGGAGTTGGCACACCAAAAACTTTTAGAAATTTTACCAGATGAGTTTAAGGTAAAAACTAGTTATTTTGAGTATGCGACGCTTCTAGCGGCTGTGCTGTTTAGCCAGTGTGATTATTTTATCTGCGAGGCTGGAATGGGCGGGGAGTGTGACGCTACGAATGTATTTGATAAAATTTTAAGCCTATTTACGCCAATTGGCTTTGATCACACGGCGGTTTTGGGTGATAGTTTGGAGAAAATTTCAAGCACAAAATTTAAAGCGATGTCAAAAAATGCCATATTAAACGACAATATGAACGAAATTTCAGCCAAAATCGCAAAGGATTTGGCGGTTTATTATGGTTCAAATTTGCACTTTTCGTATGAAATTTTAAATCAAAACGACAAACAAGCTATACAAGATTACACCAAAAGGCAAAATTTGCCAGATTTTTTAATCTCAAATTTTACTCTAGCTTACAGCGGGGCAAAATTTCTTTTAAATGATGTTAATATAAAAAATTTAAGCAGTTTAAGGTTGCGTGGTAGATGTGAGCAAATTTCGTCTAATCTATACGTAGATGTTGGACACAACGAGCTTGGAGCGATGGTTGTTGCTAAACATTTTAATGGCAAAAAGCTAAGACTTATTTTTAATAGTTTTGCGGATAAGGATTTTAAAGCCGTTTTAAAAACGCTAAAGCCCATCATAAAAGATGTGCTTATTTTTGAGTATAAAAGCAGTGAGCGTGAGCTTGGCGGAGCTGGTTTGCATTTGGCTTTAAGTGAGCTTGGATTTGAGTTTAAGAAATTTGATCAAAATGATTTAGAAATCATAAAACTACAAAAAGATAGTGAGCTTTATCTTGTTTTTGGCTCATTTTATCTTGTTGAGGCGTTTTTAAAAGCATATCAAGGGGCGGCTTAA
- a CDS encoding GGDEF domain-containing protein — protein MAAISVAQIVKESLLEIKNRHLMLTPENYTEVYNEICQKYGFTTADTKRIQQYISRLSGEFKQQASAVNINTIDEFIAFVISRLNRSSSQAQASVDDDPGYKSLNAFARRVLQVISMLHNKDAKNMAEKSMQILSKKCDVAVLDDMREKWFELISSYNTDYLDFLKYYGVRGNEDLKTMMSELESYLTVQNDGNAMAAVAELIAYMLKPSISKDIEDDMSIMISAINTNPTSINSQEVQDNIKNLVDRRIEDDKNEVSQKIASLNSVLGSISTRISEIATSSKESSKKVQGIKSDIKDINLDTNSFEQIKNMLFNIANALEIESRELGAEMSDNQVTISELQERINLLERELEHAKLESREDFLTKTATKRALMDEIRRIEDAYKRYGTDYSICFLDIDFFKKINDTFGHDAGDAILATVAMLFKKNIRKIDFIGRYGGEEFIVLLPNTALNDALVFAEKLRRAIESFKFIYKDERIKVTVSVGVATRSLNLSDSNTIEAADKMLYNSKQNGRNQVSPKLS, from the coding sequence ATGGCAGCAATTAGTGTGGCACAGATAGTAAAAGAGTCTCTTTTGGAGATTAAGAATCGTCACTTGATGCTAACTCCAGAAAATTATACAGAAGTTTATAATGAAATTTGTCAAAAATATGGCTTTACAACCGCTGATACTAAACGCATACAGCAGTATATCTCTAGGTTAAGTGGGGAATTTAAGCAACAAGCAAGCGCTGTAAATATAAACACGATAGATGAGTTTATCGCTTTTGTGATATCTAGGCTAAACCGAAGCTCATCTCAGGCACAAGCGAGTGTAGATGATGACCCTGGATACAAGTCGCTTAACGCATTTGCTAGGCGAGTTTTGCAAGTCATATCTATGTTACATAACAAAGACGCAAAAAATATGGCTGAAAAGAGTATGCAAATTTTATCTAAAAAGTGCGATGTCGCAGTTCTTGATGATATGAGAGAGAAGTGGTTTGAGCTAATAAGCTCTTACAACACCGATTATTTAGACTTTTTAAAGTATTATGGCGTTAGGGGTAATGAGGATTTAAAAACTATGATGAGCGAGTTAGAGAGCTATCTAACCGTGCAAAACGATGGCAACGCTATGGCTGCTGTTGCCGAGCTTATTGCCTATATGCTAAAACCTTCAATATCAAAAGATATTGAAGATGATATGAGCATTATGATAAGTGCTATTAATACCAACCCAACATCTATCAACTCTCAAGAGGTTCAAGATAATATAAAAAATTTAGTTGATAGACGTATAGAGGATGATAAAAATGAGGTTTCTCAAAAAATAGCTTCATTAAATTCTGTTTTAGGAAGCATAAGCACTAGAATTTCAGAAATCGCAACATCGTCAAAAGAGAGTAGTAAAAAGGTTCAAGGCATAAAAAGCGACATTAAGGATATAAATTTAGACACAAACAGCTTTGAACAGATAAAAAATATGCTATTTAATATCGCAAACGCCCTTGAGATAGAGAGCCGTGAGCTGGGTGCTGAGATGAGTGATAATCAAGTTACAATCTCAGAACTTCAAGAGCGTATAAATTTGCTCGAGCGTGAGCTTGAACACGCAAAACTTGAAAGCCGTGAAGACTTTTTAACCAAAACAGCTACAAAACGCGCACTTATGGATGAGATACGTCGCATAGAAGACGCGTATAAGCGTTACGGGACTGATTATTCTATCTGCTTTTTAGATATTGACTTCTTTAAAAAGATAAATGATACATTTGGTCACGACGCTGGAGATGCGATACTTGCGACTGTTGCTATGCTGTTTAAGAAAAATATACGAAAGATAGACTTTATAGGACGTTATGGCGGCGAGGAATTTATAGTTTTACTGCCAAATACAGCACTAAATGACGCCTTGGTTTTTGCAGAAAAATTAAGACGCGCGATAGAGAGCTTTAAGTTTATCTATAAAGACGAACGCATAAAGGTCACAGTAAGCGTTGGCGTGGCGACTAGAAGCCTAAATTTAAGCGACTCTAACACCATAGAGGCTGCTGATAAAATGCTTTATAACTCAAAGCAAAATGGACGAAATCAGGTTTCTCCAAAACTATCGTAG
- the lptE gene encoding LPS assembly lipoprotein LptE, with the protein MRYIFAIFLAFFFVGCGYKPVSKITKDVLSDSVYVDVIVDKIEPKNSVLIKDAVMEGVVSRLNKKLGSKDNSNTFIEISTSSLTYQATIYDEYGYISSYKAVLRLNFKTKFKDGSVAVIPASGEYDFSISRRMKNSRYADSIISDTEKYNAIREASKEAFDEYISKLAIKGYKNGSN; encoded by the coding sequence TTGAGATATATTTTTGCAATTTTTTTGGCTTTTTTCTTTGTTGGTTGTGGCTACAAGCCAGTTTCAAAAATCACAAAAGATGTGCTTAGTGATAGCGTTTATGTTGATGTTATCGTTGATAAAATCGAGCCAAAAAACAGCGTTTTAATCAAAGACGCAGTTATGGAGGGCGTTGTTTCTCGCCTAAATAAAAAACTTGGTAGCAAAGATAACTCAAATACATTTATAGAAATTTCAACATCATCCCTTACGTATCAGGCGACTATTTATGATGAGTATGGCTATATCTCATCATACAAGGCTGTGTTAAGGCTAAATTTTAAAACGAAATTTAAAGATGGAAGCGTGGCTGTGATACCTGCTAGTGGCGAGTATGATTTTAGTATTTCAAGACGTATGAAAAACTCGCGTTACGCAGATAGTATCATCAGCGATACCGAAAAATACAACGCTATAAGAGAGGCTTCAAAAGAAGCATTTGATGAATATATTTCAAAATTAGCAATAAAAGGATACAAAAATGGCAGCAATTAG